One genomic region from Amblyraja radiata isolate CabotCenter1 chromosome 17, sAmbRad1.1.pri, whole genome shotgun sequence encodes:
- the LOC116982422 gene encoding putative flavin-containing monooxygenase FMO GS-OX-like 11 isoform X3 gives MTGRQLQVAVIGAGASGLCAARHLLAKPHIFAPPVVYEQSTGVGGTWVYTERTGKDDHGLPIQASMYRDLRTNLPKEIMGFPDFPFEASPTSFIHHTDVKSYLEKYTEHFEIQRHIKPLL, from the exons ATGACGGGCCGCCAGTTGCAAGTGGCCGTGATCGGAGCAGGGGCAAGCGGACTGTGTGCTGCCCGGCACCTCCTGGCCAAGCCGCACATCTTCGCCCCTCCAGTGGTGTATGAGCAGTCCACTGGTGTTGGAGGCACTTGGGTTTACACCGAGAGAACGGGCAAAGATGACCATGGGCTGCCCATACAAGCCAGTATGTACAGAGACCTCAG GACAAATCTTCCAAAGGAGATCATGGGCTTTCCAGATTTTCCATTTGAAGCTTCACCCACCTCTTTCATTCATCACACTGACGTCAAATCATATCTGGAAAAGTACACTGAACACTTTGAAATTCAGAGACACATAAAG cCACTACTCTGA
- the LOC116982422 gene encoding flavin-containing monooxygenase FMO GS-OX-like 4 isoform X2: protein MTGRQLQVAVIGAGASGLCAARHLLAKPHIFAPPVVYEQSTGVGGTWVYTERTGKDDHGLPIQASMYRDLRTNLPKEIMGFPDFPFEASPTSFIHHTDVKSYLEKYTEHFEIQRHIKFLTYVELLKPVSRPTEDAHSSWEITSLNLKSQSRSLERYDSVIVCNG, encoded by the exons ATGACGGGCCGCCAGTTGCAAGTGGCCGTGATCGGAGCAGGGGCAAGCGGACTGTGTGCTGCCCGGCACCTCCTGGCCAAGCCGCACATCTTCGCCCCTCCAGTGGTGTATGAGCAGTCCACTGGTGTTGGAGGCACTTGGGTTTACACCGAGAGAACGGGCAAAGATGACCATGGGCTGCCCATACAAGCCAGTATGTACAGAGACCTCAG GACAAATCTTCCAAAGGAGATCATGGGCTTTCCAGATTTTCCATTTGAAGCTTCACCCACCTCTTTCATTCATCACACTGACGTCAAATCATATCTGGAAAAGTACACTGAACACTTTGAAATTCAGAGACACATAAAG TTTCTAACATATGTTGAACTACTGAAACCTGTTTCCAGACCTACTGAAGATGCTCACAGTTCATGGGAAATAACATCTTTGAATCTGAAGAGTCAGAGTCGTAGTTTGGAGAGATATGATTCTGTTATTGTTTGTAATGG TTAA
- the LOC116982422 gene encoding flavin-containing monooxygenase FMO GS-OX-like 4 isoform X1, which translates to MTGRQLQVAVIGAGASGLCAARHLLAKPHIFAPPVVYEQSTGVGGTWVYTERTGKDDHGLPIQASMYRDLRTNLPKEIMGFPDFPFEASPTSFIHHTDVKSYLEKYTEHFEIQRHIKFLTYVELLKPVSRPTEDAHSSWEITSLNLKSQSRSLERYDSVIVCNGHYSDPLIPHIRGIENFKGQSMHSHEYRFAEPFRGKNLVLLGAGSSGIDIALELCLVANQVVLVYKDSFTSSPVPPNCLLVKGVNKCSQIGVIGNDGIEYPADVLMFCTGYNYTFPFLAKDVGLNVKDHRITPLYKHIVHTTFPTLFFIGICKTVCPFPLFHNQVLFALASLDGTYRLPPKPKMDATTEHEYQSSLQNGIPHRHFHKLDSLQWEYNNELRSLAKRDPLPPVFKDLYETNKEIRKQDLCNYKRFNYKIVSHDTWIKVSPKLL; encoded by the exons ATGACGGGCCGCCAGTTGCAAGTGGCCGTGATCGGAGCAGGGGCAAGCGGACTGTGTGCTGCCCGGCACCTCCTGGCCAAGCCGCACATCTTCGCCCCTCCAGTGGTGTATGAGCAGTCCACTGGTGTTGGAGGCACTTGGGTTTACACCGAGAGAACGGGCAAAGATGACCATGGGCTGCCCATACAAGCCAGTATGTACAGAGACCTCAG GACAAATCTTCCAAAGGAGATCATGGGCTTTCCAGATTTTCCATTTGAAGCTTCACCCACCTCTTTCATTCATCACACTGACGTCAAATCATATCTGGAAAAGTACACTGAACACTTTGAAATTCAGAGACACATAAAG TTTCTAACATATGTTGAACTACTGAAACCTGTTTCCAGACCTACTGAAGATGCTCACAGTTCATGGGAAATAACATCTTTGAATCTGAAGAGTCAGAGTCGTAGTTTGGAGAGATATGATTCTGTTATTGTTTGTAATGG cCACTACTCTGATCCTTTGATCCCGCACATTCGTGGAATTGAAAACTTCAAAGGACAGTCGATGCATAGTCATGAGTACCGGTTTGCTGAGCCTTTCAGAGGGAAGAACCTTGTTCTGCTCGGTGCTGGTTCATCTGGAATAGACATTGCACTGGAGTTGTGCTTGGTTGCAAATCAAGTTGTCTTGGTGTATAAAGATTCATTTACATCCTCACCCGTCCCTCCAAATTGTCTATTAGTCAAGGGTGTGAACAAATGTTCACAGATTGGTGTGATTGGTAATGATGGAATAGAGTATCCTGCAGATGTATTAATGTTTTGCACTGGCTATAACTACACTTTTCCTTTCCTTGCAAAAGACGTGGGTTTAAATGTCAAAGATCACAGAATTACACCGCTTTACAAGCACATTGTACACACCACATTTCCAACTCTCTTTTTTATTGGTATATGCAAAACCGTTTGCCCTTTTCCTTTGTTCCACAATCAGGTCTTGTTTGCATTAGCAAGTTTGGATGGTACCTACAGACTACCACCTAAACCTAAGATGGATGCCACCACAGAACATGAATACCAGTCCTCCTTACAAAATGGAATTCCTCACAGACACTTTCATAAATTGGATAGTCTTCAATGGGAATATAATAATGAATTACGCTCTTTGGCCAAAAGAGACCCTTTGCCACCTGTTTTTAAAGATCTTTATGAGACAAACAAGGAAATAAGAAAACAGGACCTGTGCAATTATAAAAGATTTAACTATAAGATAGTGAGCCATGATACATGGATAAAGGTGAGCCCAAAACTACTTTAA